tccttgttttcttcatgCTGTCTCATTTCTTTCTCCTGGGTGTCATGGCCTATGATCGTTATGTAGCCATCTGCAATCCATTGCATTATGAGATTATACTGAATAAAAAAGCCTGCATCCAAATGGCAACCAGTGCATGGCTGGCTGGCCTTTTCTATGCAATACTTTATACACAAAACTTATTTACAGTGAACTTCTGTTCCAGAATCATTAATCAGTTCTTTTGTGAAATCCCTCAGCTGCTCAAGATCTCTTGCTCTGATTCCTATGTTGCAGTAGTCTGGGCTCTAACATTTGGTTCTATTTTAGcttttttctattttgttctaattattttttcttatgttcagatctTCAGAGCAGTGTTGAGGATCCGATCTACCCATGGAGAGCATAAAGCCTTCTCTACTTGCTTACCCCACCTCACAGTCATTTGTCTGTTTCTGATAAGTGGTAATTTTGCATACCTAAGACCCATATCTAGCTCAACTTCAACTTCAGATATACTGATTTCTATGTTTTACTGTGTAGTGCCACCAGTCATGAATCCACTGATCTATACTATGAGGAACAAAGAACTCAAAATGGCATtcaggaagctgataatcaatatttatttcaagAACCTGCCACAAATTTCTCAACTTGTGTAGTTTAGTAAATACTTTAAATTGATTGACtatttaaatacaataaataaagtgATTCACATTTTATTATGGATATCAATTGATAAATTAAGTGGAATTATATTAGTATGATAGGCTTTATCctttcaacattaagaaaactgtaGTGCTATTATGCAGCCTTGTTTTGGattgtttttaaaacatttgtttacaattctgggcagcttacactCTATAAGCATTAATCTAGTAAAAATATTATTGTCTCAGATCAGCATTACTACACAAAGTAATACAGGTGAACACTAACTCTGGTGTTAAATTTTATACACTTTTTCTCAAAAGGAGAAATGAATccatatcttattattttcatcaCATAGTAGATATAAATGGGAAAAAATGTCAGATTATACTGCTGTAAGTAGATACAtttctttaaatataaatttaatgctGGCTTTCTTAATTACAACAATTATACTAATTTTCTTGTTTACAGTGGCAATTAAAACCAGCATATTATAAGCCTAGACCATCAGTTTGTATTCAAATCCCCACAATATTTCAatctgttctttttttattaattttcaaattataaGTTCATTATTGGCATATGATCATTGTCATATTTCTTTGatatttttaatccttttaatTTTAGTTCATTTATATCTAACGAATCCTTTAGGTAAATATGATAATTATCAGTCTGAAACAATGGATGGGTATTGGTAGGTAGTTAGATACATAGACAACATAAATTTTCACTTTAAAAGATCATTTATAGGATCAGCTGAGATAATATAGTATACAGAAATTTGTATGATCTTGATGGTAcgtaaatacattatttaaatattcaacAAACTGTAgagtttagttattttattttgacCAAAAATAATGCATATTGTATTGGTAAAAGTCTGAAACTATACATCCTACttttgttcttcatatattttatgttagattactatatttttggagtataagatgcactggagtataaaacacaccttagtttttgaggaggaaaataggggaaagaatctgtttaccagatattcatttggctagcgtccttaatctggtcagtttctgttgtgtttgggcctgggccagctgttgcccccacagatgggggagacgcggcacacagtgactgtgaaagcctggctgacagccaggatgatgcagctgacagccaggaaaatgtagccagcagtcaggaagatggggcagagagccaggacgaattggcagacagttcaggggaaggggctggcaattcgtcagacagtttatcttctctcagctcatctgcaggacaatacatcaatttacgcagccgtagggccttacaaagaaggggtcgctttaagaagtaggagaaacacacctgggctgggtgtggttcccttaatgagggctaaacagcataaaaagggaacagggccaaggcaaactgtggctgattatctgggtggtttgtggtttgttcctgctctgaagttcctgctcGTGGATTGTACTTCAGCGTTGGGGGAGTTGAacactctgggacaagctgctgcttttgtgctgtgaatattcagagactcttggactatttctgctccgtgacttttgtatgggttggcttttcactgaactttatagctgattgaattttgcaacgaatcctcttggtttctcctgaaagtaaggaccatttgctttagtcttttttctttactgtttaaatagaagtttgctgattaactatccacgtgtgtgtttgaccttcttttctggaccattaatcattgcttgaggccggtcaggcagaacagtttcagcatattattttatcccctggttagggctttaaaaaaaccttattcagagagagtaacaatgaaaaaacttgcaagccggtaagagctgggaacattgttagcacctgattctggctggaaagaaactattcagagcaagttagaacaataaaaaaataccctgcaaagacatagggcttggaaaactttcttcacagagaataacaatgaaagaacctgcaaggtaagagcagggaagattgtagcacctagttagggctggtggTTGGGGAGCTTtgaaaaaaagttacattcagagtataagatgcaaccaaattatcagcctcttttagggaggaaaatgatgTGTCTTATATGGTACACTTTTAAAGATATTCCTTATCTTTGTCATTTTGCTCTGTATACTCAGGCTGATATCAAATAGAATTTAATTGCTTCCGCCTCAATGTAATTTATGATTAATTGGAGTTATTTTACCAGTAAGGACCAGTAAAATATGCTTTAAACTATGGGAACAACTTAAAAtaatttctatctttcttttacTGTTAAAATATGCAATGGAGATACAAGGTGTGGAATAGCTGTGAATCAACAGCAAAGAAATGTGTGGCAGCCTGCCATTACACATTGCTTTGTAGCATTTGTACATTACACCCAAGCCTGAGAtcacaataaataataatcttccctcTCACCTTCTCTTTCCTGTAAAAAGAAGGAGGTATACAGAGTTGACAAAAGAGATTGAAtgtgaaaggggggagagacatTTTGTCAACCACAATGCAAAGAGGAGGAATGGAAGTATTAAGAGTCAGCAACCTAAAATGTAGACAGCTTTGGTTCTTACAAATTTGGaaataaagggaagaaggaaagaagcaaattgGTTAGTGATcctgaaaagaaatgggtagtttTAAGCTGCTAAACAGATTTGGTTGGAGGGATTTGAAGTTGCCTGGAATGATGCAGGTTGAGTTTCAGAGAAGATGGCCAACGTATTACAGGTTCAACAGTGAACCCAAATCTGGGAAATCTGGGAAGCACAATGAGATCTTTTTACTAATaacaaaaagtttttaaaagcatGAAGTCACCTACAAGTCAAAGGGACTCAAAGTCTGAAAAATAGGGTGCCAGGTAAAGCAACTGTTCCCTGCTTTTTTCTCAGTtggtctagggcagtggttctcaatcttttttcACCACAGATCACTTTAATTACATTTTGTTGTTATAGACCATGGCCATAAACCATAAAAATCTAATGCAAGATTTAAATTATAACATTTCTGCAAACTTTGCAGACCTCCTGTATTGACATAACAATACCCCAGGAGTCCCTTGACCACAAATTGAGAACCATTGGTCTATGTGATAGAATATAAGGATATCAATAAAGATACAGAAATAGTAATAAAGAAAAATACCTTTATCAAAATTCTGCCactttaaaatagattttatttctctttttttaaatcatgTCATTTCTTTGTCCTAGGTGTCATAGCTTTTGATTATTGTGTAGCCATCTGCAATCTATTGAATTATGAGGTTATAATGAACAAAACATGCCTACATCCAAATGGTGACCAgtgcatagatttttttttttttgctgtgtgtgtgtgtttttttttaatgcaatactTTTTACAGGAATAGTGAAGTCCTGTTCCAGAATTGTGAATCAGTTCTTTTGTGAAATCCTCCAGGTGCTCAAGATATCTTCTGTCTCTTATGTTGCAATTCAAAAATCTTTGTTTTTTGTTGAGAGCTCTTTTTTTCTGTAATTGTGTTTTCATATGTAAAGATTTTTAGAACTATTTTGCAAATATCATCTATTCAAGGGAAGCGGAATTCATCTTTAAATCATCTCCTAATCTTTTGTCTATTTATGGTTAGTGGTGATTTTGCACACCCGAGGCACATATCCAGCTCTCCTACAGCATCAGATATACTGATTTCTATGTTTTACTATGCTTCGATAGAATACCGGaaagcttacaacaaataaatatttatttagatatCAGATCAGCATCTATAAATTGAATGCTAATTGTGTTGTATCCCTTCATACTCTTGTTCTTTTAAAGAAGAAATGTATATATTAGTTATTAGTTCTATTTTTTTGCAGAAGTAGAAGAAATGTATAAAATACTTATATTATGGTGCAGGAATTGTCAAACACAAGGTTGCCCAATGGGCTGAATCACATGCCTCCTTCCCCACATCTCTCAcacaatttgtttttgtttgcctgTGGCTGCTACAGTTGGGATGGGGCAGTCAGCCACATTTGGCCACCTGGTGAACCAAATCATGTGCCTCGCCCGCAGCCACCACCACAGGGCTCACCCCTGCCAAACCTCTTTCAACTGTGCCATACATGAGATCATCCTCTTGCCCATCACCCCACCCATGATGGGAAGAGTGGAGAGCCTGTATCCTGAGGAGGCAGCTAGGATCCCTCCCCACTCTACCCCACCCAAGCCCAGACCCAGAGCTTTTACATGTGATATCTACCCATGCACATCTGGGCCTTGCAGCCAGGCTATTGTCCTGCCATCTGCCTCAACTTGCCCCACCTCATGGCAGCCCTCTCCAGCAAAAGCCCCGTTGTCCCTCCCCCCCCAAGTCTGGAAAGCCCAGTCCACACAAGGAAAGCAAGCACAGCAGCAACAGccttaagaaggaaggaagcatggcTGGATGTGCCCTCAGGGCTGGGCTGTGGGGCTCATTGCTTTGGGAACTCAAGGGCTGCATGCCTGACACCCAAGTCATCTGGTAGACCCTCATGTAGCCTGCGAGGGTCAGTGAAGCTCCTCCAGTAAGCAAGCCCAAATATCCACCCTGGTCCTATGCCCTAACataagtgacattgagttggccactccCCCCAGCCCTGCTCACCAGTCATCCAAGACCACGAGTCAACTGCAGCCAACCCAGTCCCCCAAGGACATccacaatcctgatgcagccctcaatgaaattgagtttgacactcctttaAAATTATCATCATTCATAAGGTACTTTTGAATATTAGAAAGTTAATATGGAAATACAATTAATACTGCTAATTTTACCACCATCAGTTCCAACATTAATACTAATACTAGTAATGAAACACTACATTCAATTCTAGTCATCATAatattttcttgttgtgagctgctccgagtcctcggagagggacagcatacaaatctaataaataataataataataataataataataataataataataataaatattgaaactcgaaagagtgcagaggagagcaacacaAATGGTTTGGGGactgaggctaaaacatataaagaatggtagcAAGAATTGGGTATATTTAGTCTAATAGAAAGAAGAATTAGGAGGTGACATAATAGAACtgtcccaatattttaaaaattcctacAAGGATGAGggtgtcaagctattttccaaagaatCAAAAGacaagataagaagcaatggatggaaactaacctaAGAGAGAAGCAACCCAGAACTAAGAAGACCGGTGAAGGGGAAGTAAGAGGCAGAAGGAAGTCCAGGATGAGGGTGGGTGGAGTGGATCACTGCACCCTGCAAAAAGGGGAAGGAGAATGGTCACTGGTGTCCTGTAGGTTATGCAGCGAATTCATCGGCTGTCTTCCTGGATAGAGGAGGGTTGACACTGCATGCTCCTCTCACCCAGAAAGCCTGTAAAAGGGATCTGTATGAAATCCTCCTCtggatatggggggggggagtgggacaCAATAGAAGTAACATTCCTTGCCCCCAGATTGCAGATGAGGCAGGGAGACATTTGCAAATGAAGAAGCACCTGACATccccatcctaagctgcatgccTCCCTCCCCAAGAGCCCAGTTCTGCACTGGCTGCGGACTGCAAGAAAGGAATCAATTTGGAAAGAATCTGGAGTGCAGCTCTGGCGAATGTCCATTTGACTGTGCACATCCAGTCGGCCTCCACCTGCCTTGTGCAGTATGCCCTTCTTGGGAGTCTGTAAACTGGACTAGGAATAAGGAATTGCCTTCCACATATCCCTCCTCCCTTCACAGCCAGCAACTCCAGACACCTTCAGAGTGACTCTGCCACATCCAATCCATTCTCAAATgcctccagaggcactcgtcctcCCACAATAGATGGCTGGATGCCTGTGGTCCTAATCtttaaataaaaagtttttttctccATCTTACAATAAGACATTACATTGCATCAATATAAGCTATAACAAAATCTCTTTTATCCAAATCTTAAGTCAAACTTTTATATCTCAATTAAACTAATTAATCCAATATTCACCTATCATATAACTAATAGAGATTCTATATGTATCTAGGATAAAGGAAACTTCTCATAATACATCACATATTCTATAAAATgaaattctatatgtttaaactAATATCAATAACTaagttttgtgttatatcattatatagtactaccaccatttcttatctttgccatctggctttcAATATTTAACACTAATTCTCTTGTCTCAGTTTTTCCAAAAATAACTAATTATTAatacttaaatattttttaattttctatccaatcataaaacttcccaaaattttataataatcagaattttgtttatatttaagaTTCAAAGTCAACCTATTCATCCctgcacagtccataatttttctAAAAACTTCCCTTTCAATTGAtaccagcgttccccgtaagctgcacgcATGCGCACACGTGCACTCCAAaatacccacacacacacccttttccacgggcgcatgCTCCCCAtacccctgccagcccgcaggggggcaggggtggggaggCGCCGGTAGTAGAAAGAAAGGGAGctgtggccgcccctgcctccccatggtgcatccggccccctcgcacccctggcctctctgccctgcccctgcccgcccaatccaccccctcttttcctccgccacctcctgccttggggtgcgacttctcccatggcagtggctgcggcttcttctcctcatctgcgctcccagccagggggctgcgagagagggttttctccgcgggcttcgggaatgcctgccctgcccctctcgcagccccttcgctgggagcactttc
This region of Erythrolamprus reginae isolate rEryReg1 unplaced genomic scaffold, rEryReg1.hap1 H_18, whole genome shotgun sequence genomic DNA includes:
- the LOC139155390 gene encoding olfactory receptor 14A16-like, with translation MENKSKVSEFLLLGFPDTEELQIFHIIVFLIIYVVAFIENLIIIIVIVYSHQLHSPMYFFLLNLSLQDFGSISVTVPKSMLNSLMNTEAISYSGCFCQVFFLVFFMLSHFFLLGVMAYDRYVAICNPLHYEIILNKKACIQMATSAWLAGLFYAILYTQNLFTVNFCSRIINQFFCEIPQLLKISCSDSYVAVVWALTFGSILAFFYFVLIIFSYVQIFRAVLRIRSTHGEHKAFSTCLPHLTVICLFLISGNFAYLRPISSSTSTSDILISMFYCVVPPVMNPLIYTMRNKELKMAFRKLIINIYFKNLPQISQLV